One window from the genome of Papilio machaon chromosome 6, ilPapMach1.1, whole genome shotgun sequence encodes:
- the LOC106710957 gene encoding netrin receptor unc-5 isoform X1 yields the protein MCFEINVFATVLLIVSFIGKVRNGGPEHTTEKETRPEYIHPDGLLNFDPYLSDFKQEVEEDDYIPLPENDETIDGLPIFLLEPKNSYVLRSKPATLLCRAANALQVYFKCNDVRVDKTVQLEHVDPQNGVRVVEAELNVTRNELDEYFGGRYSCECYAWNSRGRIRSQANYIEFAYIKKQFAQQPQSATVEAGRQVMFRCGPPPAAPPATIKWTRNGVTIEATDETLVLPKVGLQDIANYSCIAENIAGRRESEVAVLSVYVNGGWSDWSAWSPCRCGSGRRRSRTCSEPAPANGGAHCRGQATQGDEDCARCQTNSWSSWGAWSACSAECARSRRRQCAGSCAGPAAQHAACRDGLCAAAMRIYKNNVTLYVGIGITVAMLAAGAAVLYVWCRYRAARPGYTAARTVHPGVPKYSGRDKSNAAPDLTRTCNEYWMQRPDNHYDMPQLRDSYASPFGHRSRQQSSVGSNHYEMKPYSPSGDSASSCYTNSRTMTSRSSECSSSQLAELVTSSPTSHSKVDVAVTLPTGSLETSYRDKICLTIVK from the exons GTCCAGAACACACCACTGAAAAGGAAACGCGGCCCGAATACATCCATCCGGACGGTCTACTCAACTTCGACCCTTACCTCTCTGATTTCAAGCAGGAGGTAGAGGAAGACGATTACATACCACTACCAGAGAACGACGAAACAATCGACGGTCTACCAATCTTCCTTCTAGAACCAAAGAACTCTTACGTATTACGAAGTAAGCCAGCGACACTGTTGTGTAGGGCAGCGAATGCTCTGCAggtttatttcaaatgtaatgATGTCAGAGTGGATAAGACAGTACAGCTGGAGCACGTCGACCCTCAGAACGGCGTGCGTGTGGTGGAGGCGGAACTGAACGTGACCAGGAATGAATTAGACGAGTACTTCGGCGGTCGCTACAGCTGTGAATGCTACGCCTGGAATAGTCGGGGAAGGATAAGGAGCCAGGCAAACTATATTGAATTTGCTT ATATTAAGAAGCAATTCGCGCAGCAGCCACAGTCGGCGACAGTGGAAGCCGGGCGGCAGGTGATGTTCCGCTGCGGGCCGCCGCCAGCCGCGCCACCCGCTACCATCAAGTGGACGAGGAACGGCGTCACCATAGAGGCTACAGACGAGACCTTAGTACTGCCTAAAGTCGGCCTACAA GATATAGCCAACTACAGCTGCATAGCAGAAAACATAGCGGGGCGTCGTGAGTCGGAGGTGGCTGTGCTGTCTGTCTATG TGAATGGCGGTTGGTCGGATTGGTCTGCATGGTCGCCGTGCCGATGCGGGTCGGGTCGGCGTCGTAGCCGCACCTGCAGCGAACCCGCCCCGGCCAACGGCGGCGCGCACTGCCGAGGACAGGCCACGCAAGGCGATGAGGATTGTGCCAGATGTCAGACTA ACAGTTGGTCTTCGTGGGGCGCATGGTCTGCGTGCAGCGCGGAGTGCGCGCGGTCTCGGCGGCGGCAGTGCGCCGGCAGCTGCGCCGGGCCCGCTGCGCAGCACGCCGCCTGCCGGGACGGACTCTGCGCCGCGGCTATGC GTATATACAAGAACAATGTGACACTGTACGTGGGTATCGGGATAACAGTCGCCATGTTGGCGGCGGGCGCTGCCGTGTTGTACGTGTGGTGCCGCTACCGCGCCGCGAGGCCCGGCTACACCGCCGCTAGGACAG TGCACCCAGGTGTGCCGAAGTACAGTGGGCGGGACAAGAGCAACGCCGCGCCGGATCTCACGCGGACCTGCAACGAGTACTGGATGCAGAGGCCCGACAACCACTACGACATGCCTCAGCTTAGAGATAG TTACGCATCACCGTTCGGCCACCGCAGCCGGCAGCAGTCTTCGGTCGGCAGCAACCACTACGAGATGAAGCCCTACAGCCCCTCCGGCGACTCCGCATCCAGCTGCTACACCAACT CGCGGACTATGACGTCACGCTCTAGTGAGTGTTCCTCCTCACAGCTGGCGGAGCTGGTGACGTCATCACCGACCTCACACTCCAAGGTGGACGTCGCGGTCACTCTGCCTACAGGCTCGCTGGAGACCAGCTATAGAGATAAGATATGTCTAACTAttgttaagtaa
- the LOC106710957 gene encoding netrin receptor UNC5B isoform X2: MCFEINVFATVLLIVSFIGKVRNGGPEHTTEKETRPEYIHPDGLLNFDPYLSDFKQEVEEDDYIPLPENDETIDGLPIFLLEPKNSYVLRSKPATLLCRAANALQVYFKCNDVRVDKTVQLEHVDPQNGVRVVEAELNVTRNELDEYFGGRYSCECYAWNSRGRIRSQANYIEFAYIKKQFAQQPQSATVEAGRQVMFRCGPPPAAPPATIKWTRNGVTIEATDETLVLPKVGLQDIANYSCIAENIAGRRESEVAVLSVYVNGGWSDWSAWSPCRCGSGRRRSRTCSEPAPANGGAHCRGQATQGDEDCARCQTNSWSSWGAWSACSAECARSRRRQCAGSCAGPAAQHAACRDGLCAAAMRIYKNNVTLYVGIGITVAMLAAGAAVLYVWCRYRAARPGYTAARTGVPKYSGRDKSNAAPDLTRTCNEYWMQRPDNHYDMPQLRDSYASPFGHRSRQQSSVGSNHYEMKPYSPSGDSASSCYTNSRTMTSRSSECSSSQLAELVTSSPTSHSKVDVAVTLPTGSLETSYRDKICLTIVK; encoded by the exons GTCCAGAACACACCACTGAAAAGGAAACGCGGCCCGAATACATCCATCCGGACGGTCTACTCAACTTCGACCCTTACCTCTCTGATTTCAAGCAGGAGGTAGAGGAAGACGATTACATACCACTACCAGAGAACGACGAAACAATCGACGGTCTACCAATCTTCCTTCTAGAACCAAAGAACTCTTACGTATTACGAAGTAAGCCAGCGACACTGTTGTGTAGGGCAGCGAATGCTCTGCAggtttatttcaaatgtaatgATGTCAGAGTGGATAAGACAGTACAGCTGGAGCACGTCGACCCTCAGAACGGCGTGCGTGTGGTGGAGGCGGAACTGAACGTGACCAGGAATGAATTAGACGAGTACTTCGGCGGTCGCTACAGCTGTGAATGCTACGCCTGGAATAGTCGGGGAAGGATAAGGAGCCAGGCAAACTATATTGAATTTGCTT ATATTAAGAAGCAATTCGCGCAGCAGCCACAGTCGGCGACAGTGGAAGCCGGGCGGCAGGTGATGTTCCGCTGCGGGCCGCCGCCAGCCGCGCCACCCGCTACCATCAAGTGGACGAGGAACGGCGTCACCATAGAGGCTACAGACGAGACCTTAGTACTGCCTAAAGTCGGCCTACAA GATATAGCCAACTACAGCTGCATAGCAGAAAACATAGCGGGGCGTCGTGAGTCGGAGGTGGCTGTGCTGTCTGTCTATG TGAATGGCGGTTGGTCGGATTGGTCTGCATGGTCGCCGTGCCGATGCGGGTCGGGTCGGCGTCGTAGCCGCACCTGCAGCGAACCCGCCCCGGCCAACGGCGGCGCGCACTGCCGAGGACAGGCCACGCAAGGCGATGAGGATTGTGCCAGATGTCAGACTA ACAGTTGGTCTTCGTGGGGCGCATGGTCTGCGTGCAGCGCGGAGTGCGCGCGGTCTCGGCGGCGGCAGTGCGCCGGCAGCTGCGCCGGGCCCGCTGCGCAGCACGCCGCCTGCCGGGACGGACTCTGCGCCGCGGCTATGC GTATATACAAGAACAATGTGACACTGTACGTGGGTATCGGGATAACAGTCGCCATGTTGGCGGCGGGCGCTGCCGTGTTGTACGTGTGGTGCCGCTACCGCGCCGCGAGGCCCGGCTACACCGCCGCTAGGACAG GTGTGCCGAAGTACAGTGGGCGGGACAAGAGCAACGCCGCGCCGGATCTCACGCGGACCTGCAACGAGTACTGGATGCAGAGGCCCGACAACCACTACGACATGCCTCAGCTTAGAGATAG TTACGCATCACCGTTCGGCCACCGCAGCCGGCAGCAGTCTTCGGTCGGCAGCAACCACTACGAGATGAAGCCCTACAGCCCCTCCGGCGACTCCGCATCCAGCTGCTACACCAACT CGCGGACTATGACGTCACGCTCTAGTGAGTGTTCCTCCTCACAGCTGGCGGAGCTGGTGACGTCATCACCGACCTCACACTCCAAGGTGGACGTCGCGGTCACTCTGCCTACAGGCTCGCTGGAGACCAGCTATAGAGATAAGATATGTCTAACTAttgttaagtaa